The following coding sequences lie in one Xylanibacillus composti genomic window:
- a CDS encoding ABC transporter ATP-binding protein produces the protein MRKLLVYLKPFRGFVALVLLFVFLQSLSELYLPTLMADLVNNGVQVGDTPYILKMGGWMLLVAALGAICMILGSYYSAMAASGFGRDLRSKLFTHVSSFSQQEFDQVGTASLITRTTNDITQVQQVLIMIMRMMIAAPMMAIGGIIMALWKDTTLALVIIGVMPILALAIFLIARKGVPLFKAIQIKLDKVNLVQREGLTGIRVIRAFNRTEHEQRRFEEANFDLTDTAVKVNRIMALMMPTMMLILNFSTVAILWFGGIRIDHGHMQVGDLMAFIQYAMMILFSLIMLSMIFVMLPRAAASAARIQEVLELSGSIHDAERPVEPGQGGTVEFRDVTFRYPGAEEPALRSISFEANPGEVTAIIGGTGSGKSTLISLIPRFYDVESGQVLVGGVDVREMTQASLRAKIGFVPQKAVLFSGTIADNIRYGKEDASDEEIRHAAATAQALDFIMEMEDGFEARISQGGTNVSGGQKQRLSIARALVCKPEIYVFDDSFSALDYKTDAKLRQALKAETGDATVIIVAQRVSSIRDADRIVVLEGGSVAGMGTHEELLQHNAVYQEIVASQLSEEEIA, from the coding sequence ATGAGGAAGCTGCTCGTATATTTGAAGCCGTTCCGGGGGTTCGTGGCATTGGTGCTGCTGTTCGTGTTCCTGCAGTCGCTGTCCGAGCTGTACTTGCCGACCCTGATGGCGGATCTCGTGAACAACGGCGTTCAGGTTGGCGATACCCCGTATATCCTGAAGATGGGGGGATGGATGCTGCTGGTTGCTGCGCTTGGCGCCATTTGCATGATACTGGGCAGCTACTATTCCGCCATGGCTGCGTCCGGCTTTGGACGTGATCTGCGCAGCAAACTGTTTACGCATGTCAGCAGCTTCTCCCAGCAGGAATTTGACCAGGTTGGCACGGCATCGCTCATAACGCGGACGACGAACGACATCACGCAAGTGCAGCAGGTGCTGATCATGATCATGCGGATGATGATTGCTGCTCCGATGATGGCGATTGGCGGCATCATCATGGCGCTGTGGAAGGATACGACGCTGGCGCTGGTCATTATCGGCGTGATGCCGATATTGGCGTTGGCCATTTTTTTGATTGCTCGCAAGGGAGTTCCGCTATTTAAGGCCATTCAGATCAAGCTGGACAAGGTGAACCTGGTGCAGCGCGAAGGCTTGACGGGCATTCGCGTCATTCGCGCATTCAACCGAACGGAGCATGAGCAGCGGCGATTTGAAGAAGCGAACTTCGATTTGACGGACACGGCTGTGAAGGTGAACCGCATTATGGCGCTGATGATGCCGACGATGATGCTGATTCTGAATTTCTCGACGGTGGCCATTCTTTGGTTCGGCGGCATCCGGATCGATCATGGTCATATGCAGGTCGGTGATCTCATGGCGTTCATCCAGTATGCGATGATGATTTTGTTCTCGCTCATTATGCTGTCGATGATCTTCGTCATGCTTCCGCGCGCGGCTGCATCGGCTGCGCGTATTCAGGAGGTGCTGGAGCTGTCCGGCAGTATTCATGACGCGGAGCGGCCCGTAGAACCAGGCCAAGGGGGGACAGTGGAATTCCGCGATGTCACCTTCCGGTATCCCGGAGCGGAAGAGCCGGCCTTGCGCAGCATTTCGTTCGAGGCGAATCCGGGGGAAGTGACGGCTATCATTGGAGGCACGGGCTCGGGGAAATCCACCCTGATCAGTCTGATTCCCCGCTTTTATGACGTGGAAAGCGGTCAGGTGCTGGTGGGCGGTGTCGATGTGCGGGAGATGACGCAGGCAAGCCTGCGCGCGAAGATCGGCTTCGTCCCGCAGAAGGCCGTACTGTTCTCCGGCACAATTGCAGACAACATTCGCTACGGCAAGGAAGATGCGAGCGACGAGGAAATCCGTCACGCAGCGGCCACCGCACAAGCGCTCGACTTCATTATGGAGATGGAGGACGGCTTCGAGGCGCGTATTTCGCAGGGCGGCACGAATGTGTCGGGTGGCCAGAAGCAGCGCTTGTCCATTGCCCGGGCGCTCGTCTGCAAGCCGGAAATTTATGTGTTCGACGATAGCTTCTCGGCGCTTGACTACAAGACGGATGCCAAGCTTCGTCAGGCGCTGAAAGCGGAAACCGGCGATGCCACAGTGATTATAGTGGCGCAGCGCGTCAGTTCGATACGCGATGCCGATCGCATTGTCGTGCTTGAGGGTGGAAGTGTAGCGGGAATG
- a CDS encoding MarR family winged helix-turn-helix transcriptional regulator, which translates to MSEHKEQIAKQLMEAFFYARRREHRMYSREGKRKPGEIMVLYAIRSRTEKGEPGIMVSEISEKLDVTSPTVTQHINSLEAQGYVERQADAADRRIVRIRLTEEGEKYIQAVNDARLRMFLELVEHLGEEQSVQFAESLQKASDYMFKEFMKRHSSSPHEEGES; encoded by the coding sequence ATGTCGGAGCATAAAGAGCAAATTGCGAAGCAGCTGATGGAAGCGTTTTTCTATGCGCGCCGCAGGGAGCATCGCATGTACAGTCGTGAAGGCAAGCGCAAGCCCGGGGAGATTATGGTTCTCTACGCGATCCGTTCGCGTACAGAGAAGGGCGAGCCCGGTATAATGGTGTCGGAAATTAGCGAGAAGCTGGATGTCACCTCGCCGACGGTGACGCAGCATATTAACAGTCTGGAAGCCCAAGGCTATGTGGAGCGGCAAGCGGATGCCGCCGATCGGCGTATTGTCCGGATTCGCCTGACAGAGGAAGGAGAGAAGTATATCCAAGCTGTCAATGATGCGAGGCTCCGGATGTTTCTTGAGCTGGTGGAGCATCTTGGGGAGGAGCAAAGTGTGCAATTTGCCGAGTCGCTGCAGAAAGCCAGCGACTATATGTTCAAGGAATTTATGAAGCGGCATAGCTCCTCCCCCCACGAGGAGGGCGAATCATGA